The region TTGGACGATTGCTGGGCGAGAGGGCACAGTGCACCGCACAACAGCAGATTATTTAAATGTCTTCCCGAGTGATCAGTTTGCTAGTTATAGGCGTTCCGCTTTTACTATATTTTCCTTGGTGAGCATTGCGACTTCTGTGGCCTGTAAGAAAAGTGGCATCCATCAATTGGCCCTTTACTTTTTTTATGGAGGAAAATTGGCCCTTTACCGTAAAAAATAATGGTAGATTAATCGTAGTGCTAACATCATGACTGTGCAAACCATTTGTGCCGGATAGAGGCGGCGGTGCCAGTGCCATGCATGGCCCCACGACCATGCATGCATGAGAGGGACCGGTGAGCTCACCCGGCTGAGTCACGCCGATGACGCCCCGGCGTCGCCTTCCTAGCCGGGGGCCGCACGCGCTCGCCTCCTTGTTCCTCGCCACTTCCTCTTACTTTTCCCCCCACCTTCCCACCGCGCGCCGAGCACGCCGATAAAAACTGCGGCACGCTAACCCTACCGACTCTACTCCGCAGCACCACCAGCAGCAGCTTCGCCTGCTCTCCCTGTGGTTGTCATGGCGTCCTCCGGCGGCGGGCGCTCACCTGCGGCGGTGGTCTTAGACGACCTTGTGGATGTTCGCGACCGCGTGGCGATGCTGCAGACCGTGCTGCAGGAGTCTTCGCCTGGGGCGACCGTGGAGGCCAGGGAGCTGGTGGAGGGGATGATGGCCAAGCTGTCGAGCGCCCTGTCGGTTCTCGGCACCGGTGATGGTGGCGTGGCGTCTTCGTCGGGGCCAGGTCGAGGAccgggcgggaggaggaagaggtcggGCACTGCGTCGTCCGGGCCGCACCGCcggagcagctcgaggagaaggtgaAGAGACTCTAAAACCCTTTATTAGCCGTATATACCGGTATACGTGCAACTAGCTTCAACATCCACTTTTGCAAATTGTACTATTAATTTTGGCGGCCTAGTGGGGGAACTTTAAGCGCCAATGATCAGGGGACGACTTGTGATGGCCAATTCCTGTGTTATCAGATTGAAAACATCAAAAGTAGATATGCCACTAATATTAGCTACTTGGGCATGCATGGGTACATCAAATCAAATACTCTATATAGTTGCTAATTAATTATGTTTGTTACTCATGGCAGGATGAAGAGCCCTCTAATCAGGACGGTCACCGCTACGACGCTCACAGATGGCAAGTCATGGAGGAAGTACGGGCAGAAACAGATAAACGACTCTACTAACCCGAGGTACACCATTTCAATATGTCCGAACTGTCCAAATATAAGTAAAGAGTGATTACTGAATCACTAATATTGAAGCTAGCTAGCCAAGCACACTTGCCAACTGGTCAATTAACTAGTTGCATACTTGCTAGTTGagcttttttattttatccttttaaggggaagttgaGCTTTTCCATTGatcaaatgcatgcatgcatgcatgcatatggtACTTATCGCTCCCTAAGTCCCTATATATAGCACCAGTTGTTGTATTGGGGTATTATTGGAGACCTAGTAGACTTGTAGCTAGCTCACATATGTAGGATTATCACTAATTTGCATATATGTGCATATGTATGCAGGAGCTACTACAGGTGCACGCATTTGCCAGATAAGGGCTGCAAGGCCAAGAGGCACGTCCACGTATCCGAGTCCAACCCGTCGGAGTACACCATCGACTACTATGGCCAGCACACCTGCAGGGATCCCTCCACATTTCCATCACTCATCGTCCAAGGGGccgccgacgctgccccgccgccggacTGTGCAAACCTCATCAGCTTCGCGCCCATCAATGGAGCCAACCGCGCTTTCACTGCCAGCACGAGCACGAGCGCTTTTTCTCATCATCTCATGAAAGAAGCGGCTGATCATCATCCTATGCTCTTCTCCCGCTTCTCCAACCACAGCTCCTCTCCGCCAGCTCAGGAGGGCGTGTCCAGCGACTCACCGTCGCCGGCTTGCCACAGCAAGTACATGCAGTACGCCGGCGGGCAGTTCATCAACGTTACTGGCATAAGGACATCGCCGTTGACTGTGGGATCAGCGCCGGCGGAGTACTGGCCGGTggtggaggtcaccggcgtcgacaGTGCTGTCGCAGGCATGGACAGCTTCCCTTCCTCCCCGAGCAGCCTCGGGTTCATGTCGGGCTCGTTGGAGGGATCATTTGGCAATAACGTTTACGACGACGACCTGTTCAGCTTTGATTCCTGACCATAACAAGGGCTTGCGCAGTTTGCACGGGCCGAGTAACGATAGTACGGTGTACTGTCTATGTATGAGTATATTGGGCATGTGTGGAACTGTGGATATGAACAGAAAGATAGCTATCTAGTAATCTGTACTATATTGGCATGTCAAGTGTAAATATATATGTAAGTTTGCCTGTACGACCTTAAATTATGGGTTTGTAAATGTTGATTTATGTAAAcatattttttttggaaaatagaaGCTTTCATTACCTGACCACTGCATAAAAAAAATGCTTACAACTCAACATCATTACATCGTTTATTACAAGCACATGAACCAAACTAGGACACAAAATCCTCAGTAAGTCACTTTGATCTTTTGGCGCCAAGCCCCTCAGCTATTTGTTGTGGTATAGAGCATTAGAGCCCATGATCACAACCAACTAATGCACATGAGTACTACCTGCATGTAAGGTTGAACCTTTTGTGTTGTAAAAACTTTATAATTCtcttttttgggatatttttttctATAATTCTAACACAACCAAATACTAGTAGAACAAAAAATCATTACAACCAACTCAACACCCAACGCACGCACGCACTAAAACCCCCATAAAAATAAGTGAGCGGAGAGACATGTGAACCCTTGTAGGCAAGACCCCAAAAAAAGTGAATACAACAATAATCAACAATTATAATGGTCAAATCAAAATCATTTTGCTATGCTGGGGGAAGCCATCAAGATTATTTCCGAGGAACCTgaaaaagcaggagcagtgcaattTTATCAAGAAGAAGAGAATGAGCATGTTTAAAACAAAAAATTGGCCAGGCATTACAAATTTACAATTTCCTGAGACGAAAGCTCCATCTCATCAAGATTTAGAATGCATACTTTGGTTAACTTGTACATTAAACAATTGCACATGGTTTGACAGTATCAACCCGGTTTGTAGCCACCCTTTATGATCTTTTAATTAAGTTACCAGTATATTCTTTTGTTTATTAGATGATGCATGCCAATAGCTAGTCCTTGAAACCAAGATACCACCGCACTAGGGTCTGCATCGATGCTTTTGGTTGGACCAATGGATATCCACATTGGCCATAGACCATAGTGACAACGAAAATTGGAAAATGTCACGCCAAGTTTCCAAGTGTTTCACTCCAGAAACTTTGACTACACTGCATATATAGTACTGAAAAAACTACTGAATTGGCTCAACCACTCGACACATGGCTCCAATCATTTTCACAtagaaaataaaagcaaggaactCATGCATGAACTTCCTCCAGGTGATAAGCTCAAATGGAACAAGGCCACAAAAAGGCAAAGAACATGTGTAGTTTTTTCAACATTTTTAATCTTACGTTCCCGAAAAACAAAGCAATAAAAACTACTTGCCTGGTCACCATGAGTGGTCTCAAAGCCAGTAAGTTACACGGATCCATTTAAGATCCGAGGACAAAGTACCTTTCCACCCTTGGCGTATATGCTAGCTAGTCGAAGTCAAGCTAAGATTCAGCACTGAGGAGTGAAGATTTCACTTCCTGAAGAAGTTTCAACTATATATACTCTGAACTTTCATGCTAATAGCTAGTGTATGGTATCCTACTTTTTGAGCATGCGGATCTATCTTTCTGCTTCTGTGCATTAGATGTCCATAAAATAAATTATAGTCAACCTGATTCATACGTGTCACAATAATCGCTACATGAACTTTATTTACATTAATTATGCAAATTAGTCACCTTACCAGCATGTACAGGTAATACCAACATGGGCAAACCAAATTCCTAGATTTATTTCAGGCATTCTAGCAATGTGTATTGAGTGGGGGGCGAAGTCCCTTGAACTATGAGATGTCTGTGGCgaattcgtcaatctcaagatttaCCGGCCCAGTCTCTCGAAGTTGCTTATAAGAATAGAATGAATATGTGTTTATatcctcttgatgcttcatttGAGTTAATAAAATTCACCATTTGTCGAAAAAAGAGTAGAATGCATGTGCGAGCTCATAGGGATGAGTATACGTGTGTTTATGTGAACATTTGTGTTTATACTGTGTGTTTTAAAAAAGAGAGCTGCTATACACACGACACACAGCGGATGATCTCCGCCCGACGGAGCACATCAGGGCGTCCATGCAAATCATGACAGTGCAACAGACGGCCAGATTTGCAGTCGGGCAGCTGTCGTGCAGACTCTGATGTCCACAAAGTAGTTTTGTTTAAAGAAAGTAAGACCAATGTGGGATGAAAAGCAAACATTAACTTTGGTCAAAGTTGTCATTACACGACAAATATTTACTTCCAAGCGCCATGGCGAAATGTCTTATAGCTTCTTTTTTTAACAAGTCTATAAGTTTGGGCATATCAGGCCAATGTGTCGTGCTTGTTTATTCGAACTGACATCCGCCTTTTTAGGTCAAAAGATTTTACGTGCAGACCAAGACAACCAGCCACGCAAGTAAAATATAACCAGTGACATTGTGTTGGTAAATAAAATCTTCCTTCTCATCCCATCAAAGGGGTAAAAGATTACCTCCAAAGATGTGGTATGCATGATTTGAAAGTATGGTGGAATAACTAACCCTCGTATGAACACTGCTCCTATATGGATATTTTTTGGACCTTGATAAGTGTCGAACGTCAGATATAAGCACATGGCAACTCCGAACATTTTTAATGGCAAGTTTAGTTACGCGAGGATGgcatctttagttggcaagcatggcaACTTTCGTGCTTCAGTTTATTTTTGACACAAACTTACCGTGTGTCACTAGAATTTGCCATCCTTGCGTGACTGGAATTGCCATCGAAAAACGTCAGAGCCAGAGTGACATGTACGTGAcgtgtgacacttatcatttggGTATTTTTTTTGGATATCCTCGGATGTGCCCTACTCGCTCCTGGGGCGGTTGGACAAAACCTACTTGTCACCCCCTCCCCCCTAACCCTCCCTTCCcacccactgttggggaacgcggtaattttaaaaaaattcattggaccgcatacatcggtatgtattattttcaataagtcactagctcgttcattgtttcggagaacggagttttagtcatcttgcccataaggcacggttcgcaagcatcaaatgatttataatcaagtgattccaaaagtccatatttATGAAGTTTCTTTATgcactttacactgatatgacccaaacggcagtgccacaaataagttgcactatcattatcaactttgcattttttggcatcaatactatgaatatgtgtattaccacgatcgagattcagtaaaccgtcaatattgggtgtatgaccatagaaggttttattcatgtaaacaaaataacaattatctctgttttaaatgaataatcgtattgcaattaacatgaactaatcatattcatgctcaacgcaaacaccaaatgacatttATCTACGTTCAACACCAATCCTGAGagtatagggagtgctcgatgatgatcatatcaatcttggaaccacttccaacacacatcgtcatttcatcctcaactagtctctatttattctgcaactcctgtttcgagttactaatcttagcaaccgaacaagtatcaaatacccagggattactacgagtactagtaaggtacacatcaataatatgtatatcaaatataccttcgttcactctgccatccttcttatccgccaaatatttggggcagttccacttctagtgactatttcccttgcagtagaagcacgcaatttcaggcttaggtccagctttgggattcttcacgggagtgacaacttgcttgccattcttcttgaagttccctttctttccctttgaccttttcttgaaactagtgtcttgtttaatcatcaacacttgatgctctatcttgatttctaccttcgtcgatttcagcatcacgaagagctcggaaatcattttcgtcatcccttgcatactatgttcatcacgaagttccagtaactt is a window of Triticum dicoccoides isolate Atlit2015 ecotype Zavitan chromosome 2B, WEW_v2.0, whole genome shotgun sequence DNA encoding:
- the LOC119367269 gene encoding uncharacterized protein LOC119367269 — protein: MASSGGGRSPAAVVLDDLVDVRDRVAMLQTVLQESSPGATVEARELVEGMMAKLSSALSVLGTGDGGVASSSGPGRGPGGRRKRSGTASSGPHRRSSSRRRMKSPLIRTVTATTLTDGKSWRKYGQKQINDSTNPRSYYRCTHLPDKGCKAKRHVHVSESNPSEYTIDYYGQHTCRDPSTFPSLIVQGAADAAPPPDCANLISFAPINGANRAFTASTSTSAFSHHLMKEAADHHPMLFSRFSNHSSSPPAQEGVSSDSPSPACHSKYMQYAGGQFINVTGIRTSPLTVGSAPAEYWPVVEVTGVDSAVAGMDSFPSSPSSLGFMSGSLEGSFGNNVYDDDLFSFDS